The genomic segment GCAAAATTCTAAGGAGGATTAACGATGTCTGAAGCGACTCAATATGAAACGGTAGTCGGGCTGGAGGTGCACGTTGAGCTGCACACCAACAGCAAGATTTTTTGCGGCTGCTCCACCGCTTTCGGAGCTCCGCCTAATACGCATACCTGCCCGGTCTGCCTCGGTCATCCCGGCGTGCTGCCGGTGCTGAACAAGCAGGCGGTTGAATACGCAATGAAGGCGGCGATGGCGCTCAATTGCACAATTGCCGATGTCAGCAAATTTGACCGTAAAAACTATTTTTATCCCGATTCGCCTAAAGCTTATCAAATTTCGCAATTTGATCAGCCTATCGGCGAGCACGGCTGGATCGATATTGAAGTAAACGGCGTTACGAAACGAATTGGCATTACCCGTCTGCACTTGGAAGAGGATGCAGGCAAGCTGACTCACGTTGATGGAGGTTATGCCTCGCTCGTTGACTTTAACCGTGTCGGCACGCCGCTCGTTGAAATTGTTTCCGAGCCGGACATTCGTACACCTGAGGAAGCGAAAGCTTATTTAGAGAAGCTGAAAGCGATTATGCTTTACTGCGAAGTATCGGATGTGAAAATGGAAGAGGGCAGCTTGCGCTGTGACGCAAACATTAGCCTTCGTCCTTATGGACAAGAGAAGCTTGGCACTCGCGCTGAGCTGAAAAACATGAACTCCTTCCGCGGTGTTCAGCGCGGTCTTGAATATGAGCAATGGCGTCAGGCCGAGGTGCTGAACGGCGGAGATAAGGTTGTTCAAGAAACTCGCCGCTGGGATGAGGCGCAGGGCAAAACGATTTCAATGCGCGGCAAGGAAGAGTCGCATGACTATCGTTATTTCCCGGACCCTGACTTGGTTCGCCTCTATATCGACGAAGAGTGGAAAGAACGCGTCAAAGCGTCGATTCCTGAGCTTCCAGATGCACGTAAAGCCCGCTATACAAGCGATTACGGCTTGCCTTCCTATGATGCTGATGTTATTACGGCATCTAAGAAAATGGCAGACTTTTTCGAAGCAAGCTTGTCCTATACGAAGGATGCGAAAGCTGTATCCAACTGGATTATGGGCGATTTGCTCGGGTATTTGAACTCGAACAGCCTGGAGCTGTCCGATGTGAAAATTACCGGGCAAGGGCTTGGAGAAATGATCGGGTTGCTGGAGAAAGGCACGATCAGCAGTAAAATCGCCAAAACCGTCTTCAAGGAAATGCTGGAATCCGGCAAGCTGCCGCAGCAAATCGTAGAAGAGCAGGGCCTTGTACAAATTAGCGATGAGGGGGCAATTATTGCCATCGTCGATAAAGTTATTGAATCGAACCCGCAATCGGTCGAAGATTTCCGGGCTGGCAAAGAGAAGGCAATCGGCTTCTTGGTCGGCCAAATTATGAAAGAAACAAAAGGCAAGGCGAATCCGGCAATGGTTAATAAAATGCTGCTGGAGCGTCTGCAGCAAGCTTAAATAAGCATAATCAACCTGCCCGTTGATTGATGCCAATTATGCAAGAGCTGTCCACTAGCTGGACGGCTCTTTTTTTGCATTTTAAAGCAAAAGTCTTGCCAGGCGGGCATCTATGGTACAATAATAAGCAATAAACTTGCACATACGGAGGACATGTTTTGCAGGAGCATGGGATGAAAACGGGACGTAGGAAAAGTCGACTGCTTACGGTGCTGCTGGCCTTTCTATGGCCGGGAGCGGGACATTTATATACAGGGGAATATACGAGAGGGCTGCTGCTTGCCGCTGGTATTTTGCTTGATGGCGGGACCATTGTCCGTCTGGCGGATGCCGATGGCGCGAAGCATTTGCTGCTTATTGTTTACTTAGGGCTTGCGCTGCCTGTATTTTATTTTATTAGCGTCTACGATGCGCTGCAAAGTTTGGATCGGCGAACGGAAACACAGCCCGGCTTAAAGCTTAGGGATGGCATACTCATAATGGTGGCAGGCATGTTGCTTATGCTGCTGCTGATGCTTAGGCAGCCGACTACGCTGTTCACTTGGTTTGACGATGCGGCGAATTATGCGGTAGGCCCTGTTCTAGGTCTGCTTGCGGTAGGCTTAGTTTTGCGTCAGCGGCTGGCAGCGGTGTTTCGGCTAGGAAGCTTCACCGCTGCATTATTTATTGCAGCTGCTGGCGGATTGCTGTTGTGGGATGAAATACACAGCAGCAATGTTTTTGCGCTCATGCGTTATTGGTGGCCTGCGCTGTTTATATGTTTGGGAGGAGAGCTCGTTGCCTACAGTCTATTGCAGCGGCGGACGCGTAAGCAATTACGGCTTGATTTGATCGGAAGCATGGCAGCGGTTGTCATCGCAGGCTTTGGTTTCTTGGTAACGCAATATGCAGATTTGCCTTTTCGCTGGATTGATCAATATGTCGATTTGAATGGCGCACAGGATTACGGCGAGGAAAAAGGCTTTCATTATCAGAAAGAAGTGCTGGTTGTTCCCATGGAAGAAAAGACGACAGCTATTCAGATTTACAATGTGAATGGCAAAGTGACGCTGCAAAGCGGGAATAATGATTATATCAGTGTAGATACCGAGGTATGGGTTGATATCGATAATCAAGCTGAGGCTGATAAAATGGCCGAAAAAGCGAAGATTGAGGCGTCATCAAGCGGTGAGAAAATTACCTTGCAGGCCAAAAGCAGCAGCTACGGGGACAATGGAACGCGCAAACCGCGTATCAATATTACCGTAACTGTGCCGCGATTGCCGAATGTTCAGGTAGAGGAAATTGCCGAGCCTGACCTTGATCTTGAGTCGGATGATCCAACTGCGCAGGAGAACAATACGCCAAATCCAAGCTCGTCTAATTCGTCTAATAATGTGGAACAAGCCTCTGCTTCAATCGCGACAACAACATCTACTCCCCAGCAGTCGCCACAACAAGTGGAGGAGCAGAAGGATGAACTGCCGATGAGACAGCTTTCTATACTTGTGCATACCGATAATGGGCCGATTAAAATTAAAAACCTCGATGCTCCCGGAGGTGTGGAGCTCTCCAGCGATACAGGCGAAATTTTAGCAGAAGGAATAAATGGCAGCATTCAAGCAAAAGCAAATAATGGAACGATTACGCTTCGTCATATAACGGGTGATGCGAGTATAACCTTATTAAATGGGGCTGTTACCGCAGCATCTATTACAGGTAATGTTTTTGCAGAAGCGACCAATGGGGCTTTGAAGATGACGAGCATTTCCGGAGATATAGAAGCCGATACGAAAAATGGGAAAATCAACATTAATGAAGCGAGCGGCTCCGTTAAGGCTGCAACCTTAAATGGCGGCATCGAGCTGGCGAGCTCGGTAGTCGGCGGTGACTGGGATGTTGATAGCTCCGTAGGGGAAATTAAGCTGACTGTCCCGCAGTATGGCAGTTACACGGTGTATGGATCAGTCACTTTTGGCGCGATTACGACGAATTTGCCGCTCGAAGTGAGCAAAAAAACAGTGCGGGGTACGGTTGGAGACGGGAAATACCGTTTGCAAATTAATGCTAATAACAGTATTGCCATACAGTATGCCGGTGCGGAGCAATAACCGCATTCATTGACAAATCATTTTGAAAACACGTACAATAGCTTTAACTACTAACGAAAGGCGTGAGGGGAATGGGAGCCGTTAATGCAGCATTGCAGCAATTAAAAATGAATGGTGTCCGTATGACCCCGCAGCGTCATGCCATTTTAAGCTTTTTAATGGAATCGATGACTCATCCGACAGCCGATGAAATTTATAAATCACTGTCGCCTAATTTTCCAAGCATGAGCGTGGCGACCATATATAATAACCTACGGTTATTTGTAGAAGCGGGGCTTGTTAAGGAATTGACCTATGGGGATGACTCCAGCCGCTTTGATGCGGATACATCGGAGCACTATCATGCCATTTGCAATGACTGTGGCCAAATTGTTGATTTTGAATACCCGCCGTTGCTTGAGGTGGAGCGTGTCGCATCGCAGGAGACCGGTTTTATCGTGCAAGGGCATCGAATGGAAATTTACGGTTCCTGCTCTACCTGTGCGGCAGCTAAGAAATAACAACGAACATTCAAGAATGAATGAAACCTAACAAAATGATGGCGTGCAGGGAAGCGTTCAACCGCGGATATGCACGCTTTCGTCTTTTATAAAGGAGCGAGATACGCTTGGAAACTATGCTTCGCCGAACTCCTCGTCGCCGCAAGAGCAGTGGGGCTCGGAATATGCTTCTCTTTTTAATCATTATATTGGCAGCAGGCGGGGGTTGGTTTGTATACGACCGCTACATTCCTAATTTTAAACAGACGATTCCCGATTATGGGGTGAAAAATCCAATCGTTGTTCATGGCGAAGTAATGAAGCAAGGTGCCATTATTGAAAATAACGAGGTGAAGCTGCCGCTTCCTGTGCTTCAGCAGGTGCTTGGAGCAGACCAGCCTATACGCTATGAAGCGGATAGCGGATCGATTATTTTGACAACAGCGAATAAGGTGCTGCGTT from the Paenibacillus sp. BIHB 4019 genome contains:
- the gatB gene encoding Asp-tRNA(Asn)/Glu-tRNA(Gln) amidotransferase subunit GatB; the encoded protein is MSEATQYETVVGLEVHVELHTNSKIFCGCSTAFGAPPNTHTCPVCLGHPGVLPVLNKQAVEYAMKAAMALNCTIADVSKFDRKNYFYPDSPKAYQISQFDQPIGEHGWIDIEVNGVTKRIGITRLHLEEDAGKLTHVDGGYASLVDFNRVGTPLVEIVSEPDIRTPEEAKAYLEKLKAIMLYCEVSDVKMEEGSLRCDANISLRPYGQEKLGTRAELKNMNSFRGVQRGLEYEQWRQAEVLNGGDKVVQETRRWDEAQGKTISMRGKEESHDYRYFPDPDLVRLYIDEEWKERVKASIPELPDARKARYTSDYGLPSYDADVITASKKMADFFEASLSYTKDAKAVSNWIMGDLLGYLNSNSLELSDVKITGQGLGEMIGLLEKGTISSKIAKTVFKEMLESGKLPQQIVEEQGLVQISDEGAIIAIVDKVIESNPQSVEDFRAGKEKAIGFLVGQIMKETKGKANPAMVNKMLLERLQQA
- the perR gene encoding peroxide-responsive transcriptional repressor PerR, yielding MGAVNAALQQLKMNGVRMTPQRHAILSFLMESMTHPTADEIYKSLSPNFPSMSVATIYNNLRLFVEAGLVKELTYGDDSSRFDADTSEHYHAICNDCGQIVDFEYPPLLEVERVASQETGFIVQGHRMEIYGSCSTCAAAKK
- a CDS encoding DUF6677 family protein, encoding MKTGRRKSRLLTVLLAFLWPGAGHLYTGEYTRGLLLAAGILLDGGTIVRLADADGAKHLLLIVYLGLALPVFYFISVYDALQSLDRRTETQPGLKLRDGILIMVAGMLLMLLLMLRQPTTLFTWFDDAANYAVGPVLGLLAVGLVLRQRLAAVFRLGSFTAALFIAAAGGLLLWDEIHSSNVFALMRYWWPALFICLGGELVAYSLLQRRTRKQLRLDLIGSMAAVVIAGFGFLVTQYADLPFRWIDQYVDLNGAQDYGEEKGFHYQKEVLVVPMEEKTTAIQIYNVNGKVTLQSGNNDYISVDTEVWVDIDNQAEADKMAEKAKIEASSSGEKITLQAKSSSYGDNGTRKPRINITVTVPRLPNVQVEEIAEPDLDLESDDPTAQENNTPNPSSSNSSNNVEQASASIATTTSTPQQSPQQVEEQKDELPMRQLSILVHTDNGPIKIKNLDAPGGVELSSDTGEILAEGINGSIQAKANNGTITLRHITGDASITLLNGAVTAASITGNVFAEATNGALKMTSISGDIEADTKNGKININEASGSVKAATLNGGIELASSVVGGDWDVDSSVGEIKLTVPQYGSYTVYGSVTFGAITTNLPLEVSKKTVRGTVGDGKYRLQINANNSIAIQYAGAEQ